The DNA region AGCTTTACAGTTGCCAATTGACGGTTTTTACGTAAAATCTGGAATTGTAAAGGTCTggtaaaaattgtgaaattttaattaataattaaattattattcatattttcatcTACATACTTAGTgtatataacttaaaatataatcatgaTTTTAGTACACAAGAACTTTTTATGTTGTTGCATTATTATTTGCTTtcgattttatgaataaagtttaaaaaaaatagtcaaatattttataattattatttaaagtatacaACGCggtgtaaattattttgaaatttattaatttataaattccaggatagtaaaatatttcagattcattatatcaaaataagtcAAATGGTCTTAACCGACGTTCTTCGTTGGGCTACTAGTAACATTGTTATCCTCAAggatttttcagaaatttaatatacaagtacttaaaatgaaaattttggaaaaaattgaaacatttagtTCAAATGATtcttatagtaaaaattaacataaaattcaaaagtgaTCTTTGAATACTTATTGAGTAATAACTTCTGCTTCCGGCttcgtatataatattttggtaatcaagctattttttatatatttttattttataatttcgcaAGGTGAAACATGAAACTCATCACAACACACATTGTGTTCctatttattacaatgtattattataattaaataattttatttttgaataaaagggGACTAGGCATGTTTTGTCTactcattataaataaacagcaGAAATAAGTGTCGTATTTTTTTTGATATGATacttaagataaataatatcttacatatttaaatcatatatcaattttttgtatgtGCATTTTGCGACAGaaagaactaaatataattttattgtatgcaAACAGACATGAACTAATACGTATATAGAGTTGCATATAGTCAATTGGAAAGAATACGTTTCTGTAATTCtgtaatacatatatatagtAGTAGTCATTAttaaagcaaattttaaaaatgttaaacctttatatgtaattcttttatttaatgtgaactgtttaaataatatttattattattgttttataccaTATTATAAAAGCTACTATAttcatattctataaaatgttacatatatttttttaactgagctttgaaatgtatttttaatgattaatgttaatgttattaattaattaatttaatattaatagataattttgatCCATCTCCATAACACAGATTGGGCCATATTCCGAATATATACGTCCACATTTCTCAAAGTTTCTTAAATTCCacatcaaccaatgattaaataactataataagcaaaagaccgctaataaataattgatttaaattaacagagAACAACAAAAGACCGTAAAGGAAACAATTGtccactgaaaaataaaaaaaagtaccctattttttaaagaataaaattaaattgactaGTTGCATAGCAGACACatcaataacagaaaaaataataaacgttgTATGTACTGGAATCTAATACAAATGGcacagctcatatttttttaatatattttaataagttgtcaTAATCAAGATCACTGCTGTATACTATCAAACCTTTATGAATTGAAATGGGTTCCCTTTAATTGTAGTTGATGAATTATGAGGTCAATCAAATCGAAATGACAGGTAGGCAGAAATAAaaagcaataataatttaactatttaatatcCTCTAGATTCACAATATTTACTTGATTACTTCCATCAGCATGTAAAGTAATTCCAGATTTCTTCAACACGTCATTACTTACAGTGCCTATTTTAGACAATCCTCCAATTATTTTCTGATTCTCTACattattttcacaaatattCCTTATGGCAAAAATCGACCACTGCATTATAACTAAAATCACAATATTAGAGCAGAATCACAACCACAAGTACAAAGAAAACATACAAGGATTTCTTGCATCTATGTTGCAACATTCCAAAATCACTGGTATAATTTCAGCTTCCCTTGTCTAGAATTAATTGGAACCACtttgaaatcaattaaatatatatgtttttatactaTTACCAAGTCttgcatttttttacatttccaATTCATATTCCCAATAAGTCGTACTAAGTCTCCCTTAAAGCCAAAGGCTGGATGGGAACTGTCTTCACTATTAACATCTGATTGCTTTTGAATTTgcgtaaaacaattattaaaagtctTTCCCAACCGATGAATGTTAATAAGAACAACAGCTGCTTGTATTAGAAGATCTGAATTATTTTGAAggtgtattaataaatctgtaGATTCACCTGTTATATGTGACAGTATTTGTAACATCAACGAAATTTCAAAGGCTCTTTCATCATTAGTTTGTGatgttgtattaaaaattatttcagatgAATTTATGAAGAGTTTTGTTATTACATCTAGACcctttttaatacatataattttgtttttactaaTCTGCTGTTCTCTAATGATATGTAAACATAAGATTCGGTTACTTACTTCtaagttttcataaaaatcccaaaaataatcataacttaataatttctcaatcaaaaataacagatattcatttttattttccttcccatataaattaaaaatattattaattactggagtattgaaacaattcaattcaacATATATTGAAATGTTATATAACAAAGCTGAAACttcataaatacaaatatcttTCAGTAATAAGTCTGACAAGTCACTGAACTCTTGAAAAACATGTTTGCACCCATCAGGATTTTGTACAACCAAATTGATCAGCAACTGGAGgagaattttaaaacacaaattatctGGATccttttgttcaattttgttaaacaagGCTCGTACTACAgacaaaaatttttcattgctCAAATATTTCTGTGATTCTGAATTTGTCAGTGAATTTCTTATTGCTTTTAGTGTCTCAATAAGTAGGTTCTCGTTGAATATTTGGGAGTCTGCTTGAATGATTAGCAAACTTTCAAGATAATCCAGATTTTTAGCGTTAAATGTAaacctaaaattttataattaattttggtttacATATGGTTAAAGAAATAACTTACATTTTGGGTACATTTTCTCTA from Aethina tumida isolate Nest 87 chromosome 1, icAetTumi1.1, whole genome shotgun sequence includes:
- the LOC109596992 gene encoding uncharacterized protein LOC109596992 isoform X3, whose protein sequence is MSCTINPNFELLNKLQEEKEWDLLSQDIHNTFKLQFDRENVPKMFTFNAKNLDYLESLLIIQADSQIFNENLLIETLKAIRNSLTNSESQKYLSNEKFLSVVRALFNKIEQKDPDNLCFKILLQLLINLVVQNPDGCKHVFQEFSDLSDLLLKDICIYEVSALLYNISIYVELNCFNTPVINNIFNLYGKENKNEYLLFLIEKLLSYDYFWDFYENLEIF
- the LOC109596992 gene encoding ataxin-10 isoform X1; translated protein: MSCTINPNFELLNKLQEEKEWDLLSQDIHNTFKLQFDRENVPKMFTFNAKNLDYLESLLIIQADSQIFNENLLIETLKAIRNSLTNSESQKYLSNEKFLSVVRALFNKIEQKDPDNLCFKILLQLLINLVVQNPDGCKHVFQEFSDLSDLLLKDICIYEVSALLYNISIYVELNCFNTPVINNIFNLYGKENKNEYLLFLIEKLLSYDYFWDFYENLEVSNRILCLHIIREQQISKNKIICIKKGLDVITKLFINSSEIIFNTTSQTNDERAFEISLMLQILSHITGESTDLLIHLQNNSDLLIQAAVVLINIHRLGKTFNNCFTQIQKQSDVNSEDSSHPAFGFKGDLVRLIGNMNWKCKKMQDLTREAEIIPVILECCNIDARNPFIMQWSIFAIRNICENNVENQKIIGGLSKIGTVSNDVLKKSGITLHADGSNQVNIVNLEDIK
- the LOC109596992 gene encoding ataxin-10 isoform X2, which translates into the protein MSCTINPNFELLNKLQEEKEWDLLSQDIHNTFKLQFDRENVPKMFTFNAKNLDYLESLLIIQADSQIFNENLLIETLKAIRNSLTNSESQKYLSNEKFLSVVRALFNKIEQKDPDNLCFKILLQLLINLVVQNPDGCKHVFQEFSDLSDLLLKDICIYEVSALLYNISIYVELNCFNTPVINNIFNLYGKENKNEYLLFLIEKLLSYDYFWDFYENLEVSNRILCLHIIREQQISKNKIICIKKGLDVITKLFINSSEIIFNTTSQTNDERAFEISLMLQILSHITAVVLINIHRLGKTFNNCFTQIQKQSDVNSEDSSHPAFGFKGDLVRLIGNMNWKCKKMQDLTREAEIIPVILECCNIDARNPFIMQWSIFAIRNICENNVENQKIIGGLSKIGTVSNDVLKKSGITLHADGSNQVNIVNLEDIK